In bacterium, the DNA window TCGCGCAGCAACAGGCCGTGGAGCCCCAGGGTGTAGGTGAGGCTCGTGGCCGCCTCCGCGGCGCCGGTCACCGGCTCCTCCCGGGAGAGCTGGTCGGAGAGGAGCAGCTCCAGGTCCATGAGACGCTTGTCCAGGGCCCGGTTGACCGATACGAGCCGGCCCAGGCTGGTGAACAAAAACGCCAGGGAGCCCGCCAGAAGGCCCGACACGACGGGGAGTAAATGGTTCGCCAGGGCGAAAACGGCCCCGGCCGCGAGGGGGTAGCCGACGACGAAACCGATGAAAACGACGATGGAGATTTTCGGGCGGAAGCGGGCGAAGAGGTCGCCTGTCACCGCCGCCAGGACCAGGGACAGGACGATGAGGGCCCAGCGCGGCCAGACGGTGGGCTCGTCGCCCTCCAGAATCGTAGCCGCCGCGTTGGCGTGCACCTCCACCGCCGGCATGGGCGCCCGCATGGAGAAGGGGGTGATGACGGCGTCGTGCAGCCCCTCCGCCGAGGCGCCGAAGAAGACCAGCTTACCCTGGAACCACTCCGCGAGCTGGGCTTCGTCGGAGCGCAGGACGGCCACGGCGCTGTACGTCGGGAAGGTGCCCGTGGGGCCCCGGTACGTGATGTCCAACCGGTCGCTCTGGCTCACCCCGGATTCGAGGGACGCGGACAGCGGTTCGAGCCTCCCCCCGCCGAAAGCGGTGGCGGCGGCGGCGGAGAAGGCGGGGTATGAAAGGCCGCCGTAGCTCTGGTAGGCGTACAGTGTGCGGTAAACGCCGTCCAGGTCGGGAACCAGCGCCACGTGACCCAGCGAGTGGGCCTTGGCGGAAAAGGGCGCCGCCGGCGTCAGCCATCTGAGCGGCTGGCCGGGAATCGGGGAGAGGTACACCGGTAGAACGGTGACGCCCATGCCGATGGCGTCGGCCAGACGCTCGTCGGAGGCCGGGTTGTCCGGCTCCAGGAGGGCCAGGTCCAGCGCCAGGCAGGCCGGATCCGCGGAGTGAATCCGCTCGACGAGCTGCGCCAACAGACCCCGGGGCCACGGGTAGCGCCCCAGCTCCGTCAGCGAACGCTGGTCAATGGTCACCAGGGCGATTTCGGGATCGGGTTCGACCGGTCCCCGCAAGCGGAACCGCAGGTCCCGGGTGCCCACCTCGAGCCGGTCCAGGAGGCCGGCGGCGCTCAACGCCGCGGCCACGACGCCGGCCAGGAGGCCCACCGTGAACCCCCAGGAGAGGAACCGCTTTTTCTTCCCCCGATCCGCGCCGTTCATCGCTTTCTCGTCGTTTTCCATCCCGACCCGCCGTCGAGGCGCAGGGGGTAACCACCCGATTCCATTTTAGCACAGCGCGCCGGCGACGTATTTCCTTGACAACGACCACTTTTTTTCCTAGCTTAGTGCATGGAGAAGTCCAGCGCTGAAATCCTTCCCGGAAGGTCGTACGGTGTTGACGTATACCCTGTGGGTGCGCCCCCACCGGTCAATGACACATTCCCTTGGGAGTAACATGAAAAAGATAGCCCTTATTTCGATCCTTCTCGTCTGCGCCGGGGCGGCCATGACACCGCAGGAGGCCGGTGGGCTCGTCATCGAGCGCGATCTCGGCGGCGTCACCGAGGCCAAGAGGGTCTACGTGTACCCCGAGAACCTCTCCGGCGGCGAGATCGAGTTCTGGCACCACTCGATCACACTTCCCGACGAGTCGGGGTACTTCGTCTTCGTGGACGATTACCCCGCGGCCAACTGGGAACACCCCGCCCGCGCCTTCTTCGTCACCGAGGACGGACGGATCACCATCTGGGACGTTTCCACGCCCCCCAAGTACCTCCAGGACGACCTGGTCGAGCTCACCGACGGCAGCATCTACGACGGGCTCATTCACACCGAGTACCACATCCCCACCTTGGAGGAGGTCCAGCCCACCCGCGAGTACCTGGACAAGATAATCCCCCAGCCGGATGAGCGGGCCGGCGTGCGCTACGCGTTCCTCATGAGCGGCGGCGCCAACCAGGGCAACAACCACATCCGCTACTGGAACGACATGGCCTCCATGTACTGGACGCTCATCAACATCTATGGCTACGACGAGAACGACATCTTCGTCCTGATGTCCGACGGTGACAACCCGGGCGTTGATCGCTCCGACGGCACGAACTCGCCCCTGGACCTCGACGGCGACTCGGACGACGACTACCACGACCCCTGCACCCGGACCTACGTCTTCCAGTACTTCAACGACCTCGAGGCCCTGTTGACGTCCGAGGACAGCCTCTTCATCTTCACCACCGACCACGGCGGGAGCGGTTCCTACCTCAACCTGTGGAACTTTGAGTCGCTCTGGGACTACGAGTTCGCCGACGAGCTGGACGACATCGCCTTCTCCCAGTGCATCATCACCATGGAGCAGTGCTACTCCGGCGGCTTCGTAGACGACGTGGACGATATACCCAACGTGGTCATCTCCACGGCCTGCTCGGCCAGTGAGTCCTCCTGGGCCATGCCTCCCAACTACTACTACGACACCTACGTGTACTTCTGGACGGCGGGCGTAAACGGTGAGTTCCCCGGCTGGCCCGTGGACATGGGCGGCGGGACGGCCGACGCCGACTCCGACGACGACGGCACCGTGACCGCGCACGAGGCCTTCATCTACGCCGAGGCGGAGGACTTCTCATCCGAAACGCCGCAGTACTGCGACGTCTCCGGCATCGGCGAGGAAATCAGCCTCTGGGGCGGCGGGCTCGGGCCCCGCATCCGCATGACATCCTACGAGGTGCTGGGCGACGAGGGCGACGCGCTCCTGGTTCCCGGCGAGGATGCCGACATATCCCTCACCCTGAAGAACACGGGCGGCGAGACAGCCACCAATGTGGTCGCCGTCCTCTCCTCCGATGACACCGACATCGAGGTCACCGTGGACGAGATTGACTTCGGCGACCTCGATCCCGACGAGGAGACGGAGGGGCCCAACCCCTTCGAAATTACAGTTTCCAGCTTCGCCGACGATCCCGGCGTCTACTACCTCGGCTGCGATGTCACCGCGGACGGCGGAATCCAAGAAACCTTCACCATCATGGTCACCGTGGGTTCCGAGTTCGGCTTCTTCGACGACATCGAGGACGGCGAGGGCGACTGGGCCCACTCGGGTGACGTGGACCTGTGGCACATCGAGGACTACCGCGCCCGCTCACCGGAATATTCATGGAAGTGCGGCGGCGAGGATGACGGGAACTACGAGCCCAACATGGACTGCTACCTCTACTCCCCGATGATTCTCGTCGGTCTGGAAAACCCGCAGCTCGACTTCTGGACCTTCTACAAAATCGCTCCCGGAGGCGACGGCTGCAGGCTCGAATTCGGCGACGACGCCCGTACCTGGGAGGAGCTGGAGGTGTACTACGGCACCCAGCAGGATTGGCTGCAGGAGACCTTCGACCTCACCGACTACGCCGGCGTCATCGGCCAGTTCCGCTTCAACTTCTTCTCCAACGGTTCGACCGAGCGCGAGGGCTTCTACTTCGACGACTTCGAGGTCTCGCCGCCCGACGTGGGCATCGCGCTGGTTGATTTCACCGTCGGGTCCACCGACGCGGGAGCCCTGGTGTCCTGGACCCCGGGCGACGGCGACACCACCGTCGGATTCAGCATTTACCGCCAGGACGGCGTTCTCGTTGACTCCATGGTCCTGGCGACCGGAGACCGCAACCCGCTGGTTCCGCTGAACTCCACGCCGATTCCCGGCGGCAGCTCCAGCTACCGCTACCTGGACTCAGACGTGACCTCCGGCGGCGACTACCTCTACTACCTCAAGGCCACCGACTCCGACGGGACCCTGTCCCTCTTCGGACCGGTCGAGTTCCACTACGACGCCGAGGCCGGCTCGCGGACGACCAAGTTCGACGCGCCATTCCCGAATCCCGCCTCGGGCGAGGTGACCTTCGCCTTCAGCCTCGCCGTTGACGGCCGGGCCTCCCTGGCGGTGTACGACCTCGCCGGGCGCCGGGTGGCCACGCTGGTGGACACCGACCTCGTCGCCGGGCGGCACGAGATAGGCTGGGACGCCTCGGGTATCGCCTCGGGCGCTTACATCATCCGCCTGGTAACCGAAGGGCGCACCCTGAACCAGCGCCTGGTCATCAGCCGGTAGCGGCGCGGCAATTGCAGATAAAACGGAACCCAGTACGGGTTCCGTTTTTTTCTTGAAATTCTTGTGAATGTGGTATAATATTTACCACAGACACTTGAACAGACAACATAGTAATGGAGGAGCTATGTTCGGTGACTTCGTAAAGGCGCAAAGATTGGCGTTGGATTTGAGCCTACGCCAATTTTGCCAGAAGCTGGAACTGGATCCCAGCAACTGGAGCAAGGTCGAGCGCGGGATTCTTCCGCCGCCCAAGGATGAGGTATTTCTGGAGCGGTTGGCAAATTTACTGCAAATCGAAATTGGCTCACCGAAGTGGCAAGAGCTCTCCGACCTGGCGCATGTTGACCGGGGAGAGATCCCAGGGTATGTGATGCAGGATGAGGAGCTAGTTAAATTGCTGCCCGTCTTTTTCAGGACCATTGACAGCATCAAACCCACTAGACAAGAGATAATCCAACTGCTGGAGAGCATTAAGGAGGCGCATAAATGAGCTTTCAATTCATGTGTCCCTTCATCAGAAAGGAAGAGCTTTGGGGGAGGGCGGAAGATATTCGGACCACTTACCTAGTGGACTATAAATTACCTATTGATAGCGAGCTGATATGCGAAAAGGCAGGCTTGGATGTAGTACCAACAGCTATGCCGAATGTATTCGATTGTTGCATCATTGTAAGTAGAAATGAGTTATGTGTTAGTCTGAATAGATATTTAGATGACCGTAACGAAAATCGTCTTCGTTTCACTTTTGCGCACGAATTGGGGCACTTCATCTTACACCGGAGCATTCTTGAAGAGTTAAGTCTGCAAACGATAGATGATTATCTGGAATTCTTGGATGCAGAGCAAGATGAAGCGTATTTACGTTTTGAGTTTCAAGCCAATGAATTTGCAGGGCGTCTGTTAGTGCCTAGAGACCTGCTTCAAGAGAGATTCGAAAAGCTAATAAGCTCGATTCCGTCTGACCAACGGGCATTTGTTGCAGATAATCTTGACTACCTAAAAACCGTGGCGAGCGAAAAGATTTGTGTCGAGTTTGGTGTTTCCCCAAGAGTCATAGCAATAAGGCTCGAACGCGAAGGGTTGTGGCCTCCCAGGTTGTAGAGGGAAATGCTTCACTTCCAAACCGGCTCGATAAGTAAGCTCTTTGTTAATAAACGGGCGGACCTAAAGGTCCGCCCCTACGTCATCGCAATTCATACGGCGCGGGCCGGGGTGAGGGTCGGGGTCTTGAACGTGATATGGGCGGGGTACTCAAGCCCCCGCCCTACGCGCTTCATCTACCCCCACCGGGGTTGGACACCGACCGCCTACTCGGCAGGCCCCTCCGCCCGCGGTTCCAGAATCAGCCGCTCCCGGGGGTAATCGAAGATCACGGCGGCGAAGCGAACGAGAAAGGGCAGCCCCAGCAGCGCGTCGGCGTCCATGACGGACAGCGGCCCCCCGGCCTCGCCCAGGGTGTAGGTCACCCGGGGGTCGTCCACCCGCCAGAACGAAGGATGTACGCCCGTCGCCGGTTGAGCGCCGACGAGGTAGTAATCCGCCTGCCGTAAGAGCGCCCCCATGATCCCGCCGAGCCCCGTCAGGCTCATGAAGGTGTAATCCCCGGGCTGCGCCCCCGAGAGGTCCATCAGCCGGCCCGCGCTGCGCGGCAGGACCAGGAGCTCCAGCGGCGACCCCGAATCCAGTATGAAGGAAAGGCCGCCCACCCCCTCCAATTCGCCCGGGACCTGCGGCAGCCGCCCCGGCAGGTGTATCGGGACCACCACCGCCCCCGGGGGGACCACGGGCTCCGCACCGGGCGGCAGGAGCTCCAGGGTGCCGGCCTCCACGTCCAGCCGCGCCGGGACCTGACCCAGCAGATCGTAACCGATCAGCCCGTCGAAGGGGGCGACGAGGCTCAACAGGAACGACGGCTCCCCGATGACCACCGTCTGCCCCTCGAGTGTCACCGGCCCGATTACGAGCCCGTCCACCACGGCCACGCCGTGCCCCGTGGCGTCGTTGCCCAGGGAGACGACCAGGCTCTCGCCGACGGGGACGAGCCCGAGTTTTTCAGCGACATCGGGCCGAAGGTAGCTTATCGCCGCGCCGGAATCCACCGCGAGCTCCAGCTCGAGGCCGCCCACGGTCGCCGACGCCAGGAGCATACCACCCGCCAGGCGCAACGGGATGGTGCGCTCCGCGCTCTCGTCGTAGACCAGGCCCGAGGGCTCGGGCGGGGTCAGGTCCACCTCCCCGGGGTCCAGCTCCCGGAACTCCGCCCGCTCGAGCTCGTAGGCGGGGGAATCGCCGGGGTTCACGGAGACGGTGCGGGAGAGGTGCGGCGCCCCGTCGCCCGGCTCGCCGAAGCCCGCGTACCAGATACGTTCGTCGAAGAACACCTCGGCCCCGGACAGGCGCCCGTCGGGCTCCAGGGTGAGCCTGAGCAGCGCCCCGTCCCAGTTTAAAATCACCTCGCCCTCCGGCCCGAAGGAGGGTTCGAGCTCCAGGTAGGCCCCGCTCAGGAACAGGGCGTTGATCGCCGCCTCCTCGTTCTCGCGGGGGGAGAGGCGGCGGACGGCGCCCCCCGTGGTCTTTTCCAATCCCCCGTCCGGCGACCAGACGACGAGCCCCTGGTCGGGACCGCTGAGCGGGATGATCCGGAAACCCTCCAGCGAGCCGTCCTCCCCGAGGCGGTACTCCAGCTCCGACTCGGTGAGGTACCCCAGGACGTCCGTGGTGAAGATGAGGCTCCCCGCGCGGGGGAGCTCCCCCCGTCCCAGGACGAGCCGTTGGTGAACCTCCCAGAGGGCCCCGGCGTCGCCGGCCCCTTCGCACCCGGGAAGCCACGCCGCCGCCAGCGCCAGGGCGAGGGGGAGGGACAGGGCGTTCCGCTGGAGAGTCTTTCCCGTCATCGGTTTTTTACCAAATCTCCTCGGTCGTCATGCGTAATTCCAGCTCCTCCCCGCCGCGCAGGACGGTGAGGGTTCGCTCGGTGCCCGGCTCGGCCGCCGACCACTCGACGAGATCCAGAGCGGTGAGGATCTCGAGAGGCACGCCGTCAAGGGCCAGGACGACGTCGCCCTCGAGGAGCCCCGCCCGCTCCGCCGGGGAATTTTCCCAGACGACGACCACCGTGCCGCCCGCCGTGGTGAATCCGAGGCGGTTGGGGGGAACGCCTTCCCCGAGACCGTCGGAGCCCACCTCGAGAATCAGCCGCCAGTCGGGGTAGTCCAGCGTCACCCGCCGGAAGCGCCGAAGAACGTCCTGCCCGATGTTCCCCAACTCCCGGCTGCGGGCCAGCGCCCCTTCCGTCTCGCCGGTCAGCACCGCCAGGGGCTCGGGGATGCTCACCGACCCCAGACGCAACTCGCCCGACTTCACCAGCCGGTGGAAGTTCGCCCCGCCGAAGCCGCTCACCAGCTGCGGCCGCCAGTCCGGATAACGCTCCTCGAGGCCGTACTCCTCCACCGTCGGGCGGTAAACGGTGGTGTAGTTCAGGTTCCCCAGGTCGAGGGCGAAGTAGCCCCGGACGCCGTCGAGCTCCGCCTCCACCGCGGGGATGCCCTCGTCCAGCCGGAGCGGCAGAATCTCGATGACGCCGGGCTCGGGCTCCGGCGGCACGTAGGTCTCCGGGTCGTAAATCGTGAGCGCGGACTCCGCGTAATCTATCTCGACCACGGTCCGGGCGAAGAGCTCGTAGCCCAGGATTCCGCCCCATTCCCGGCCGAAGTGCCAACCGAATACGGAGAGGTCCGCCGTCGCCAGGGTCGGCTCCTCGAAGGTCAGGCCGCCGATGGTCAGGCTGTCGGCCTGCAGGATGCCGACCTCCCC includes these proteins:
- a CDS encoding C13 family peptidase, which gives rise to MKKIALISILLVCAGAAMTPQEAGGLVIERDLGGVTEAKRVYVYPENLSGGEIEFWHHSITLPDESGYFVFVDDYPAANWEHPARAFFVTEDGRITIWDVSTPPKYLQDDLVELTDGSIYDGLIHTEYHIPTLEEVQPTREYLDKIIPQPDERAGVRYAFLMSGGANQGNNHIRYWNDMASMYWTLINIYGYDENDIFVLMSDGDNPGVDRSDGTNSPLDLDGDSDDDYHDPCTRTYVFQYFNDLEALLTSEDSLFIFTTDHGGSGSYLNLWNFESLWDYEFADELDDIAFSQCIITMEQCYSGGFVDDVDDIPNVVISTACSASESSWAMPPNYYYDTYVYFWTAGVNGEFPGWPVDMGGGTADADSDDDGTVTAHEAFIYAEAEDFSSETPQYCDVSGIGEEISLWGGGLGPRIRMTSYEVLGDEGDALLVPGEDADISLTLKNTGGETATNVVAVLSSDDTDIEVTVDEIDFGDLDPDEETEGPNPFEITVSSFADDPGVYYLGCDVTADGGIQETFTIMVTVGSEFGFFDDIEDGEGDWAHSGDVDLWHIEDYRARSPEYSWKCGGEDDGNYEPNMDCYLYSPMILVGLENPQLDFWTFYKIAPGGDGCRLEFGDDARTWEELEVYYGTQQDWLQETFDLTDYAGVIGQFRFNFFSNGSTEREGFYFDDFEVSPPDVGIALVDFTVGSTDAGALVSWTPGDGDTTVGFSIYRQDGVLVDSMVLATGDRNPLVPLNSTPIPGGSSSYRYLDSDVTSGGDYLYYLKATDSDGTLSLFGPVEFHYDAEAGSRTTKFDAPFPNPASGEVTFAFSLAVDGRASLAVYDLAGRRVATLVDTDLVAGRHEIGWDASGIASGAYIIRLVTEGRTLNQRLVISR
- a CDS encoding retropepsin-like aspartic protease; its protein translation is MTGKTLQRNALSLPLALALAAAWLPGCEGAGDAGALWEVHQRLVLGRGELPRAGSLIFTTDVLGYLTESELEYRLGEDGSLEGFRIIPLSGPDQGLVVWSPDGGLEKTTGGAVRRLSPRENEEAAINALFLSGAYLELEPSFGPEGEVILNWDGALLRLTLEPDGRLSGAEVFFDERIWYAGFGEPGDGAPHLSRTVSVNPGDSPAYELERAEFRELDPGEVDLTPPEPSGLVYDESAERTIPLRLAGGMLLASATVGGLELELAVDSGAAISYLRPDVAEKLGLVPVGESLVVSLGNDATGHGVAVVDGLVIGPVTLEGQTVVIGEPSFLLSLVAPFDGLIGYDLLGQVPARLDVEAGTLELLPPGAEPVVPPGAVVVPIHLPGRLPQVPGELEGVGGLSFILDSGSPLELLVLPRSAGRLMDLSGAQPGDYTFMSLTGLGGIMGALLRQADYYLVGAQPATGVHPSFWRVDDPRVTYTLGEAGGPLSVMDADALLGLPFLVRFAAVIFDYPRERLILEPRAEGPAE
- a CDS encoding ImmA/IrrE family metallo-endopeptidase, yielding MSFQFMCPFIRKEELWGRAEDIRTTYLVDYKLPIDSELICEKAGLDVVPTAMPNVFDCCIIVSRNELCVSLNRYLDDRNENRLRFTFAHELGHFILHRSILEELSLQTIDDYLEFLDAEQDEAYLRFEFQANEFAGRLLVPRDLLQERFEKLISSIPSDQRAFVADNLDYLKTVASEKICVEFGVSPRVIAIRLEREGLWPPRL
- a CDS encoding helix-turn-helix transcriptional regulator translates to MFGDFVKAQRLALDLSLRQFCQKLELDPSNWSKVERGILPPPKDEVFLERLANLLQIEIGSPKWQELSDLAHVDRGEIPGYVMQDEELVKLLPVFFRTIDSIKPTRQEIIQLLESIKEAHK